The nucleotide sequence GCGACGGCAACGCGCTCCCGTTCGCGGGCGGCGTCGCCGACCTCGTCACCTACGCCCAGTCCTGGCACTGGACCGACCCGGCGCGCTCGGTCCCCGAGGCCGTCCGGGTGCTCCGGCCCGGTGGCGCCCTCGCGCTGTGGTGAAACGTCCCGGACACCGACGTCCCGTGGCTGGCGCGGCAGGAGGCCCGGCTGGCCGAGCGCTGCCCCGCCTACCGCCCGCCCGGCTTCCCCGCCACGGCCGCCGGGCTGCTCACGCCGTTCGGCCTCGATACGCGGTCGGGCACCGTCCGCTGGTCACGGACGATCACCGTGGAGGACCGGCTGCGCACCCTCGGCAGCCACTCCTACCTCGCCGTGATGAGCGCCGCCGAGGCGGACGCGGTACTGAGCGCCGAACGGGCCGAACTGCTCGCGCAGTTCCCGGACGGGGCGCTGGTCGAACCATTCGTCGTGGACGTCACCGTGGGGAGGCCCGCAGCGCGCGAATAGGTACCCGCGGTACCCCCGGTAGCCGTTCCGCCGCTCTGAAGGAGACCAGTGATGGAGCACAGCCGCTGGAAGCGGGCGGGCGAACGTAAGCCCGCGGAGGGGTACCAGGAGTCCGCCGAGATCGAGCAGGAGCGCCAGGAGCACCGTCTGTCCATGGCGCTGGCCAAAGTCGTCTACGACCGCCGCACGGAGCTGGGCCTGTCCCAGACCGAACTGGCCGCCCGGTCCGGGCTGACCCAGGCCAAGATCTCCCGGATCGAGGGGTCCGACTCCGTGCCCACGCTGCCTCTCCTCGCGAAGCCGGCCAAGGGGCTGAACGCGTCACTGAACATCGCCATCGACGAGGCCGACGCACACGTGACCCTCACCGCCCACGAAGCCGCCTAGGGCAACGTCACCGTGGGGTTCAGGGGCTCCGCCGCAGTACGAGGGTGACGAAGCCGAGGGTGCC is from Streptomyces hygroscopicus and encodes:
- a CDS encoding DNA-binding protein — its product is MEHSRWKRAGERKPAEGYQESAEIEQERQEHRLSMALAKVVYDRRTELGLSQTELAARSGLTQAKISRIEGSDSVPTLPLLAKPAKGLNASLNIAIDEADAHVTLTAHEAA
- a CDS encoding methyltransferase, with the protein product MEDRLRTLGSHSYLAVMSAAEADAVLSAERAELLAQFPDGALVEPFVVDVTVGRPAARE